GATGTAATCAGCGAAAGAGTGGCCGAGAAATTCCGTAACGTTAACAGCCAAGCTTTTCTCAAGGGCAGAGAAGAAATCAGAATGTTACAGGAGGTGAGTCGGTAGCCATGCTGTGGAATGAGGAATTTGAAACGCTCCCCCGTGAGGCGCTCGAGGCACTGCAACTGAAGAGATTGAAGGCACTCGTCGAGAAGGAATACGCCGCGGTTCCCTATTACCGTCAGAAGATGGATGATGCTGGCGTCAAGCCCGCTGATATCAAAACCCTCGGGGATCTCAGGAGGCTTCCCTTCACGACAAAAGAAGACCTGAGGAAGAACTATCCCTTCGGACTCTTTGCCGTTCCCTTTGAACGGGTGGTCCGCATCCATGCGTCATCCGGGACAACGGGGAAGCCGACGGTCGTCGGTTACACGAGGCGCGATATCGACACCTGGGCGGAGCTCATGGCGAGGACCCTTTCTGCTGGAGGCGCCCATCAGGGAGACGTCGTGCATAACGCATACGGATACGGATTGTTCACAGGAGGGCTGGGGGCGCATTACGGCGCTGAGAGGATCGGTGCAGCGGTCATTCCGATATCGGGCGGGAATACGAAGAGGCAGATCATGATTATGCAGGATTTCGGTTCCACCGTGCTTCTCTGCACGCCCTCATACGCATTGAACATCGCCGATGTCATGAAGGAAATGAATGTGTCCCCATCAGCCGTGAAGCTCCGGGTCGGTCTTTTCGGCGCAGAACCCTGGAGCGAGAACATGAGGGAGGAGATCGAGAAGAAACTCGGCATCAAGGCCATAGACATTTATGGCCTCAGCGAGGTTATGGGACCCGGCGTTGCCAGTGAGTGCATTGAAGGGAAGAAAGGTCTCCATGTCTTCGAAGACCACTTCATCCCGGAGATAATCAACCCCGAGACGGGTGAGGTCCTTGGACCGGGGGAATCGGGGGAGCTTGTCTTCACGACTATCACGAAGGAGGCCTTTCCGGTTTTACGTTACCGGACGCGGGACATATCGCGGTTGATCCCCGAACCCTGTGCATGCGGGAGGACTTTTTACCGTATGCAGAGGATAACCGGCAGGAGCGATGATATGCTCATCATCAGGGGAGTCAATGTCTTCCCGTCGCAGATCGAGCATGTCTTGATGAGCGTCGAAGGGGTTGAGCCTCACTATCAGATTCTCGTGGACAGGGAAGAGTCTCTCGACGTCATGGAGGTTCGCGTCGAGGTGAGCGAAGACATATTCTCCGACGAAGTCAAGATCCTCGAGAAACTCGGGAAGCGGATCGAGAGGGAGATCAAAGACCTCCTCGGGGTTTCGTGCAAGGTGAAACTCGTGGAGCCGAGGACGATCCAGAGGAGTGAGGGCAAGGCGATGCGGGTCATCGACAAGAGGAAGCTCTAAAGGGGGAAGCTATGAAGGT
This window of the Thermodesulfovibrionales bacterium genome carries:
- a CDS encoding phenylacetate--CoA ligase; amino-acid sequence: MLWNEEFETLPREALEALQLKRLKALVEKEYAAVPYYRQKMDDAGVKPADIKTLGDLRRLPFTTKEDLRKNYPFGLFAVPFERVVRIHASSGTTGKPTVVGYTRRDIDTWAELMARTLSAGGAHQGDVVHNAYGYGLFTGGLGAHYGAERIGAAVIPISGGNTKRQIMIMQDFGSTVLLCTPSYALNIADVMKEMNVSPSAVKLRVGLFGAEPWSENMREEIEKKLGIKAIDIYGLSEVMGPGVASECIEGKKGLHVFEDHFIPEIINPETGEVLGPGESGELVFTTITKEAFPVLRYRTRDISRLIPEPCACGRTFYRMQRITGRSDDMLIIRGVNVFPSQIEHVLMSVEGVEPHYQILVDREESLDVMEVRVEVSEDIFSDEVKILEKLGKRIEREIKDLLGVSCKVKLVEPRTIQRSEGKAMRVIDKRKL